A genome region from Cutaneotrichosporon cavernicola HIS019 DNA, chromosome: 5 includes the following:
- the vps29 gene encoding uncharacterized protein (Vacuolar protein sorting-associated protein 29), protein MVLVLVIGDLHIPTLTHDLPAKFKKLLVPGKIQQILCTGNVSDKETLDYLRTIAPELHVVRGEFDDNSHFPLSLTIPHQSVRIGVVHGQQVVPAGNRDMLAALARQMDVDVLISGGTHRFEAFDFDGRFFVNPGSATGAWSGLDGDSTPSFALLDVQGPVIVTYVYQLVDGEVKVDKVEYRKPDPPRDGQQDQSSAWTSLASGWNLAAAREQYSQFQPWRDIRPSKRDLTSRSNMLYPNTDIALFAMADPTDLINLYLPNPSHTPSRDHHVALRNARAAYSVHIAKVSAGVLGGLAFIIIVIALVLRFRKHRIQTELPTVLVTSPRSPHVWVVPPGAEVDLAHLAPPKS, encoded by the exons aTGGTCCTCGTACTCGTGATCGGGGACCTCCATATCCCCACTCTCACCCACGACCTCCCGGCAAAATTCAAGAAGCTTCTT gtGCCCGGCAAGATCCAGCAGATTCTGTGCACTGGCAATGTGAGCGACAAAGAGACACTCGATTACCTCCGTACCATTGCGCCTGAGTTACACGTCGTGCGCGGCGAGTTTGACGAC aacTCGCACTTCCCCCTATCCCTCACCATCCCACATCAGAGTGTCCGCATAGGCGTCGTCCACGGTCAACAGGTCGTGCCGGCCGGCAACCGCGAcatgctcgccgccctcgcgcgccagaTGGACGTCGATGTCCTCATCAGCGGCGGCACGCACCG gtTCGAGGCGTTCGACTTTGACGGGCGCTTCTTCGTCAACCCCGGGAGCGCGACCGGCGCGTGGAGCGGTCTCGATGG TGACTCGACGCCATCGTTCGCCTTGCTCGACGTGCAAGGCCCCGTCATTGTCACATATGTTTACCAGCTTGTTGACGGCGAA gtcaaggtcgacaaggtcgagtACCGGAAACCTGACCCACCACGAGACGGGCAGCAGGACCAGAGCTCGGCGTG GACGTCGCTAGCGAGTGGATGGAATCTTGCGGCCGCACGTGAACAGTATTCCCAGTTTCAA CCATGGCGCGACATACGCCCCTCCAAACGAGATCTGACGTCGCGCTCTAACATGCTCTATCCCAACACGGACATTGCTCTCTTCGCCATGGCCGACCCCACCGACCTAATCAACCTGTACCTCCCGAACCCCAGCCATACCCCCTCACGAGATCACCACGTCGCCCTCCGaaacgcgcgcgcggcgtaCAGCGTGCACATCGCAAAGGTCTCTGCGGGCGTGCTCGGCGGTCTCGCAttcatcatcatcgtcatcgccctcgtgcTGCGATTCCGCAAGCACCGGATCCAGACAGAACTGCCAACGGTGCTCGTGACGTCCCCGAGATCGCCGCATGTTTGGGTCGTACCACCCGGAGCGGAGGTGGATCTTGCGCACCTTGCGCCGCCCAAGTCCTAA